The Microbulbifer hydrolyticus genome has a segment encoding these proteins:
- the can gene encoding carbonate dehydratase, producing MSKLNDLIEKNRAWSESTRREKPDFFLKLSEQQSPEYLWIGCADSRVPANQIVDLLPGELFVHRNVANVVVPSDLNCLSVVQFAVEALKVKHIMVVGHYGCGGVQAALEDQRLGLIESWLRHIKDVRDKHHTLIELFPEEERVDLLCELNVLEQVIHVCQTTPVRDAWENGQELSVHGWVYGLSNGLVNDLQITVDDTSQINETYHRALTAIAQRTKG from the coding sequence TTGTCCAAGCTTAACGATCTGATCGAGAAAAACCGCGCCTGGTCCGAATCCACCCGCCGGGAAAAGCCCGACTTTTTCCTCAAACTCTCGGAACAACAGTCGCCGGAGTACCTGTGGATCGGTTGCGCGGATAGCCGTGTACCCGCCAACCAGATTGTGGACCTGCTGCCCGGTGAACTCTTTGTGCACCGCAATGTGGCCAACGTCGTGGTGCCCTCAGACCTGAACTGCCTGTCGGTGGTTCAATTTGCGGTGGAGGCGCTCAAGGTCAAACACATCATGGTGGTCGGCCATTATGGATGTGGCGGTGTGCAGGCCGCCCTGGAAGACCAGCGACTCGGACTGATCGAAAGCTGGCTGCGCCACATCAAGGACGTGCGCGACAAACACCACACCCTGATCGAACTGTTCCCGGAAGAGGAACGCGTGGACCTGCTGTGCGAGCTCAACGTGCTGGAGCAGGTCATTCACGTATGCCAGACCACCCCGGTGCGGGATGCCTGGGAAAACGGCCAGGAGCTGTCGGTGCACGGCTGGGTATACGGACTCTCCAATGGCCTGGTCAATGACCTGCAGATCACCGTGGACGATACCTCGCAGATCAACGAGACCTACCACCGCGCCCTAACCGCTATCGCGCAGCGCACCAAAGGCTAA
- a CDS encoding glycerophosphodiester phosphodiesterase yields the protein MHTTDTLFCFAHRGYPKRATENTLQAITHALEFDIDGVEIDVWNVGGELIVKHDRRLGRLLAGQELLTEVTPSALRQMLLPGGEQVPTLREVLELVGNNVQLNIELKGSNCAALAARELESYIRDNGATYEQYLLSSFDHRQVYECLKLIPEVRRGVLIDGIPLDLAACGEPLEAYSMHHSLDFVCPEIIADAHKRGFKNFVFTVNHPHDLALVAAMNADGVFTDEPQLIMDYNTEKAGEAMARHIEPVEKFNQTG from the coding sequence ATGCATACTACCGACACCCTCTTCTGCTTTGCCCACCGTGGTTACCCCAAGCGCGCCACGGAAAACACCCTGCAGGCCATCACCCATGCCCTCGAATTTGATATCGACGGTGTAGAGATCGATGTGTGGAATGTGGGTGGCGAACTTATCGTCAAGCACGACCGCCGTCTGGGCCGGTTGCTCGCCGGGCAGGAACTTCTCACTGAGGTGACCCCGAGTGCCCTGCGCCAGATGCTACTCCCCGGTGGCGAGCAGGTACCCACCCTGCGGGAAGTACTGGAGCTGGTGGGCAACAACGTTCAGCTCAATATCGAACTGAAAGGATCCAACTGCGCCGCCCTCGCCGCCCGGGAGCTCGAATCCTACATCCGCGACAATGGCGCCACCTACGAGCAGTACCTGCTCTCCTCATTCGATCACCGCCAGGTATACGAATGCCTGAAGCTGATTCCCGAGGTGCGCCGCGGGGTCCTCATCGACGGTATTCCTCTGGATCTCGCCGCCTGCGGTGAACCGCTGGAGGCCTACTCCATGCATCACAGCCTGGACTTCGTTTGCCCCGAAATCATCGCCGATGCTCACAAGCGCGGCTTCAAAAACTTTGTCTTCACCGTCAACCACCCGCATGACCTGGCGCTGGTGGCCGCGATGAATGCCGACGGGGTATTCACCGACGAACCACAACTGATCATGGACTACAACACCGAAAAAGCCGGGGAAGCCATGGCCCGGCACATTGAGCCGGTGGAAAAGTTCAATCAGACGGGCTGA
- a CDS encoding GNAT family N-acetyltransferase has product MEDSPLAPVGALEMVVADYRDDKHGADLLALMDHYSRDPYGGGEPLSELCHRELLGRLAEFPGAFSVLAYRGDEALGLVNCFMGFSTFMCKPLVNIHDVVVNEKARGLGVCTLMMEKVAEVARERGCCKITLEVLEKNHPARGAYLKCGFKPYALDEEFGKAEFWQRYL; this is encoded by the coding sequence ATGGAAGACTCCCCGCTTGCGCCAGTGGGCGCACTGGAAATGGTCGTTGCGGACTACCGCGACGACAAGCACGGTGCCGACCTGCTGGCGTTGATGGATCATTACTCGCGCGATCCCTATGGTGGTGGCGAGCCCCTGTCTGAGCTGTGTCATCGCGAACTGCTCGGACGCCTGGCAGAATTTCCCGGTGCATTCTCTGTGCTGGCGTATCGCGGCGACGAGGCCCTGGGCCTGGTGAATTGCTTTATGGGGTTCTCCACGTTTATGTGCAAACCGCTGGTCAATATCCACGATGTGGTGGTGAACGAGAAGGCGCGGGGATTGGGCGTGTGCACCTTGATGATGGAAAAGGTAGCGGAGGTCGCCCGCGAGCGGGGCTGCTGCAAAATCACCCTGGAGGTGCTGGAGAAAAACCATCCCGCGCGCGGAGCGTATCTCAAGTGTGGCTTCAAGCCGTATGCGCTGGATGAGGAGTTCGGCAAGGCCGAGTTCTGGCAGCGCTACCTGTAA
- a CDS encoding flavin reductase family protein: MTASSNSAAPVEPGQSAAERSRALRDTLGHFATGVTVVTTLDASGEPVGMTVNSFNSVSLDPALILWSIDRSSLSYAAFTQSERFVVHVLKGDQQHVSNLFAGRGADKFGQVKWHRGPENVPQLDDCAALFHCRRTQNIEGGDHTIMLGEVLEFSASGGEPLVFHCGGYRALAGE; this comes from the coding sequence ATGACGGCATCCAGTAACTCAGCAGCTCCAGTTGAACCCGGCCAGTCTGCAGCAGAGCGCAGCCGCGCCCTGCGCGACACCCTGGGCCATTTCGCCACTGGCGTCACCGTGGTCACCACCCTCGACGCCAGCGGTGAGCCCGTGGGCATGACCGTCAACAGCTTCAATTCCGTGTCCCTCGACCCGGCGCTGATCCTCTGGAGCATCGACCGCAGCTCCCTCAGCTACGCGGCATTTACCCAGAGCGAGCGCTTTGTGGTGCATGTACTGAAAGGCGACCAGCAACACGTTTCCAACCTGTTTGCCGGCCGCGGCGCCGACAAATTCGGCCAGGTCAAATGGCACCGGGGCCCTGAGAATGTCCCCCAGCTGGATGACTGCGCAGCCCTTTTCCACTGCCGCCGCACACAGAATATCGAGGGTGGCGACCACACCATCATGCTCGGAGAAGTACTGGAGTTCAGCGCCAGTGGCGGCGAGCCCCTCGTCTTCCACTGCGGCGGTTACCGCGCTCTCGCTGGCGAGTAA
- a CDS encoding peroxiredoxin-like family protein: MKFALIAALVAIFSLSALAQDISLPENLPQLGETKNTDLGKVEVGLQAGDTPADFSVMNHKGKDVSLAALLKSNAPILVVFYRGGWCPYCNVQIRQLAEAWPEFEKRGVTPVLISVDKPDASAMAKATYEIPFPVLSDPELKAHEAFDVVVEIDDATAEKYKTYGIVLEDWSGKDHHKIAAPGIFLVGADGGVEWAHVSRDYKTRPSVEQLFGMLDARN, translated from the coding sequence ATGAAGTTTGCTCTAATTGCAGCGTTAGTCGCAATATTTAGTCTTAGTGCACTAGCGCAGGATATCTCCCTCCCGGAAAACCTCCCCCAACTCGGTGAGACCAAAAACACCGACCTGGGCAAGGTCGAAGTCGGCCTTCAGGCGGGTGACACGCCGGCGGATTTTTCTGTCATGAATCACAAGGGCAAAGACGTCTCCCTTGCCGCCCTGCTGAAGTCCAACGCGCCCATTCTGGTGGTGTTCTACCGCGGCGGCTGGTGCCCATACTGCAACGTGCAGATCCGTCAGCTGGCGGAGGCGTGGCCGGAGTTTGAGAAGCGCGGGGTGACGCCGGTGCTGATCAGTGTGGACAAGCCCGATGCCAGTGCCATGGCCAAAGCCACTTATGAAATTCCCTTCCCGGTGCTGTCGGATCCGGAGTTGAAGGCCCATGAGGCATTCGATGTGGTAGTGGAGATTGATGACGCCACTGCAGAGAAGTACAAGACGTACGGCATCGTATTGGAAGACTGGTCCGGCAAGGATCACCACAAGATCGCTGCACCGGGTATCTTCCTGGTGGGGGCGGATGGCGGCGTGGAGTGGGCGCACGTTTCCAGGGACTACAAGACGCGCCCGAGTGTAGAGCAGTTGTTCGGCATGCTGGATGCGCGCAATTAA
- a CDS encoding FAD-dependent oxidoreductase, with translation MSDFRVWECQICGWIYDEAQGSPDDGIPPGTRWEDIPDDWACPECGATKDEFVMLAAVADKGSDNPASAEPKEADVPAVTAATKGVSQTASSRIWECMVCGWVYDEAKGAPEEGIAPGTRWEDIPEDWTCPECGVGKEDFDMVLVSEPVAAEPQSAPPAPQSSPLDDSDPLVIIGTGLAGYHLAKEFRKLDQRTPLVLISGDDGTFYSKPLLSASLAHGKTPQQLATATAEAMATELNAEILVHTHVTDVDRQARVLTLVSDSGGIRAELRYARLVFATGAHCAPLPAIEGDGLSRLFRVNSLGDYHRFRTALTNRKRVLLIGAGLIGCEFANDLAQAGYQVEVVDVQPWPLANLLPEAAGRDIQQSLEQAGVRFHLGTGVSRLERMSSGIRAVLSSGDTIEADIALAALGLRPNTGLAEAAGIAVNRGIVTNRQLQTSDANVFALGDCAEVDGHSLYYVAPLTQSARALAQSLTGTAKPVQYGCLPVAVKTTLRPTVVCPPRHGSEGEWNVTADKDGVKAEYVDTSGNLLGFALTGSAIAERDALSRRCAPLMD, from the coding sequence ATGTCCGATTTTCGCGTTTGGGAATGCCAGATTTGTGGCTGGATTTACGATGAAGCCCAGGGCTCGCCAGATGACGGTATTCCGCCCGGCACCCGCTGGGAAGACATCCCCGACGACTGGGCCTGCCCCGAGTGCGGCGCCACCAAGGACGAGTTTGTCATGCTCGCGGCAGTGGCTGACAAAGGATCGGACAACCCGGCGAGCGCCGAGCCCAAAGAGGCCGACGTCCCGGCCGTCACTGCTGCCACCAAGGGCGTATCGCAAACCGCCAGCAGCCGCATCTGGGAATGTATGGTATGCGGCTGGGTTTACGACGAGGCCAAGGGCGCGCCGGAGGAAGGCATCGCCCCCGGTACCCGCTGGGAGGATATTCCCGAGGACTGGACCTGCCCGGAATGTGGTGTGGGCAAAGAGGACTTCGACATGGTACTGGTCAGTGAACCAGTAGCAGCGGAGCCCCAGAGTGCACCACCAGCACCCCAGAGTAGTCCGCTCGACGATTCCGACCCGCTGGTAATCATTGGCACCGGCCTTGCCGGTTACCACCTGGCAAAGGAATTCCGCAAGCTGGATCAGCGCACTCCGCTGGTTCTGATTAGCGGTGACGACGGTACTTTCTACTCAAAGCCACTGCTGTCCGCCTCCCTCGCCCACGGCAAAACACCGCAACAGCTGGCCACCGCCACTGCGGAAGCCATGGCCACGGAGCTCAATGCCGAGATTCTGGTACACACCCATGTCACCGACGTGGACCGGCAAGCCCGGGTATTGACCCTGGTCTCCGACAGCGGCGGCATCCGCGCGGAGCTGCGCTATGCGCGCCTGGTTTTTGCCACCGGTGCGCACTGCGCGCCACTGCCTGCAATCGAAGGCGACGGCCTGTCGCGGCTATTCCGGGTAAACAGCCTCGGCGACTATCATCGCTTCCGCACCGCGCTCACCAATCGCAAGCGCGTGCTGTTGATCGGCGCCGGTCTGATCGGCTGTGAATTTGCCAACGACCTTGCCCAGGCGGGCTACCAGGTAGAGGTAGTGGATGTACAGCCCTGGCCGCTGGCCAACCTGCTGCCGGAGGCCGCCGGGCGCGACATTCAGCAGTCCCTCGAACAGGCCGGGGTACGCTTCCACCTCGGCACCGGCGTATCGCGTCTGGAGCGCATGTCCTCCGGCATCCGTGCGGTGCTCAGCAGCGGCGACACGATCGAAGCGGATATCGCCCTCGCCGCCCTCGGCCTGCGCCCCAACACCGGGCTCGCCGAGGCCGCCGGTATCGCGGTCAACCGCGGTATCGTCACGAACCGACAGCTGCAGACCAGCGATGCCAATGTCTTCGCACTGGGAGACTGTGCGGAGGTTGACGGCCACAGCCTCTACTACGTGGCACCGCTCACGCAGAGCGCCCGTGCCCTTGCCCAGTCCCTCACCGGCACCGCCAAACCGGTGCAATACGGCTGCCTGCCGGTCGCCGTCAAAACCACCCTGAGGCCCACCGTAGTCTGCCCGCCCCGCCACGGAAGCGAGGGGGAGTGGAACGTCACCGCCGACAAGGACGGTGTTAAGGCCGAGTACGTGGACACCAGTGGCAACCTCCTCGGTTTTGCCCTCACCGGCAGCGCCATTGCCGAACGGGATGCCCTGAGCCGCCGCTGCGCGCCGCTGATGGACTGA
- a CDS encoding SPFH domain-containing protein: MEGLSVVVALVVLVIITIGMGVRIVPQGSKHIVQRLGKYHGTLNPGMNVIIPYVDQVPYKVTTKDIVLDIPSQEVITQDNATIIANAVAYINIVSPEKAVYGVEDYEVAIQNLVQTALRSIVGEMSLDSALSSRDLIKAKLKEAISDDIADWGINLKTVEIQDINPSVTMQKAMEEQAAAERQRRATVTRAEGEKQAAILEADGRLEASKRDAKAQVVLADASREAIERVTQAIGDKEMPVMYLLGERYIHALEELSTSDNAKNVIFPADLPNAVKGLLSR; this comes from the coding sequence ATGGAAGGATTATCGGTAGTCGTGGCACTGGTGGTGCTGGTCATCATCACCATTGGCATGGGCGTTCGTATTGTACCGCAGGGCTCAAAGCACATCGTTCAGCGCCTGGGTAAATACCACGGCACCCTGAACCCGGGCATGAACGTGATCATCCCTTACGTGGACCAGGTGCCCTACAAGGTCACCACCAAAGACATTGTGCTCGACATCCCCTCCCAGGAAGTCATCACCCAGGACAACGCCACCATCATTGCCAACGCCGTGGCTTACATCAATATCGTCTCGCCCGAAAAGGCGGTGTACGGGGTTGAGGACTATGAAGTGGCGATCCAGAATCTGGTGCAGACGGCGCTGCGCTCCATCGTCGGTGAAATGTCCCTGGACTCCGCACTGTCGTCCCGGGATTTGATCAAGGCAAAACTGAAAGAGGCGATTTCGGACGACATCGCGGACTGGGGCATCAACCTGAAAACCGTCGAGATCCAGGACATCAACCCCTCGGTGACCATGCAAAAGGCGATGGAAGAGCAGGCCGCCGCCGAGCGCCAGCGACGCGCCACGGTGACCCGCGCTGAAGGTGAAAAGCAGGCAGCCATTCTGGAGGCCGACGGACGCCTGGAAGCGTCCAAGCGGGACGCGAAAGCCCAGGTCGTGCTGGCGGATGCCAGCCGCGAGGCCATCGAGCGGGTCACCCAGGCCATCGGCGACAAGGAAATGCCGGTGATGTACCTGCTGGGTGAGCGCTACATCCATGCACTGGAGGAACTATCCACTTCCGACAACGCCAAGAACGTTATCTTCCCGGCGGACCTGCCCAACGCCGTCAAGGGCCTGCTGAGCCGCTAA